Proteins encoded within one genomic window of Bradyrhizobium sp. 186:
- a CDS encoding LysR family transcriptional regulator: MDIEELQTFVEVADAGGVSPAALRLGVSKSIVSRRLFRLEAELGVQLLARTTRGAALTEAGATFRDYAARVCAEIDVARETILPAGDLRGRLRVAVPLSLGPTHFAPILAEMARRHPQLQIHTCYSDHFVDLITEGYDCAIRVGYLQDSNLIARRVGPIYGKFVASPDYIKAHGSPETPEELVGHDALMQGTESWQLMDGDKIITVRPEGRFKADNGTALAAAAAAGLGIACLPDCLIHEYIASGALMPVMTRHPPPPAGAYVIRPPGQHPARKIRVLTELLIEYCEPAPHLAGVDR; this comes from the coding sequence ATGGACATCGAAGAGCTGCAGACCTTCGTAGAAGTGGCTGATGCTGGGGGAGTTTCGCCTGCTGCGCTCCGGCTCGGCGTCTCCAAGTCAATCGTCAGTCGGCGGCTCTTCCGGCTTGAAGCGGAACTTGGTGTCCAGCTTCTTGCACGGACCACCCGGGGCGCCGCTCTCACGGAAGCAGGGGCCACGTTCCGAGATTATGCAGCTAGAGTCTGCGCCGAGATCGACGTGGCCAGGGAAACGATCCTACCCGCCGGTGACCTTCGCGGCCGCTTGCGAGTTGCCGTGCCGCTTTCTTTAGGCCCGACTCACTTCGCTCCCATCCTCGCGGAAATGGCGCGCCGCCATCCCCAGCTCCAAATCCACACGTGCTACAGTGATCACTTCGTCGATCTCATCACAGAGGGTTATGATTGTGCGATACGGGTTGGCTATCTTCAGGACTCCAACTTGATCGCAAGACGCGTCGGACCAATCTATGGGAAGTTCGTCGCGAGCCCGGACTACATCAAGGCGCATGGGTCGCCCGAGACGCCGGAGGAACTCGTCGGTCATGACGCTCTCATGCAGGGCACCGAAAGCTGGCAACTCATGGATGGCGACAAGATCATCACGGTTCGTCCGGAGGGGCGCTTCAAGGCGGACAACGGCACCGCTCTCGCCGCCGCAGCGGCAGCAGGGCTCGGCATCGCGTGCCTCCCCGATTGCCTCATCCATGAATATATAGCTTCCGGTGCGCTCATGCCGGTCATGACGCGTCATCCACCACCTCCGGCCGGTGCATATGTCATCCGCCCGCCAGGTCAGCATCCCGCACGGAAGATACGGGTCCTCACCGAATTGCTGATTGAATATTGCGAACCGGCTCCGCACCTCGCGGGTGTCGATCGCTAA
- a CDS encoding EAL domain-containing response regulator yields the protein MDDGIVELAGRRAVTFGRRKVTPRACVADGKRHLRAFLAEVLEDLGFVTSECGSADELQAVLASDLPDLILLGIAPDGIEPGKFLETLVREAFDGKVLAVGARESIIVKAVQQVGEEYGLAMLPPLTTPFAAETLRERVAMLLPEEPVPSPAVHVGEALHAGWLELWYQPKIDARTLVRCGAQALVRMRHPTWGVVPPAYFIPEEHDPHFRDLSEFVIERAVQDWHYLLERQSPVDLSINLPAPYLREPQAVRDLCRRVPTHPAFGGLTIEIASEEAIRDLEFLTEAAREMRFHNIGLSVDNLGANWPALMGLEKIPFIKLKADRQFVTGCGNDRLKRTVCRHIVELAQGYGARTVAEGVETRADLVATNELGFDLVQGFLFGKPMPLKKFARSALTRTVIAGHE from the coding sequence TGTTGAACTCGCCGGACGAAGGGCTGTCACCTTCGGGCGGCGAAAGGTGACGCCGCGCGCCTGCGTCGCCGACGGCAAGCGCCACTTGCGCGCTTTTCTTGCCGAGGTGCTTGAGGATCTCGGCTTCGTCACCAGCGAATGCGGCAGCGCCGACGAGCTGCAAGCCGTGCTCGCCAGTGACCTGCCGGACCTGATCCTGCTCGGCATTGCCCCCGACGGCATCGAGCCCGGAAAGTTTCTGGAGACGCTGGTGCGCGAGGCATTCGACGGCAAGGTTCTGGCCGTCGGCGCGCGCGAGTCGATCATCGTCAAGGCCGTTCAACAGGTCGGCGAGGAATATGGGCTTGCGATGCTGCCGCCGCTCACCACGCCCTTTGCCGCCGAGACGCTGCGCGAGCGCGTTGCGATGCTGCTGCCGGAGGAGCCGGTGCCGAGCCCGGCCGTGCATGTCGGCGAGGCCCTGCATGCAGGCTGGCTCGAGCTCTGGTATCAGCCCAAGATCGACGCACGCACGCTGGTCCGCTGCGGCGCCCAGGCGCTGGTGCGGATGCGGCATCCGACCTGGGGCGTGGTGCCGCCCGCCTACTTCATCCCCGAAGAGCACGACCCGCATTTCCGCGACCTCTCGGAGTTCGTGATCGAGCGCGCCGTGCAGGACTGGCACTATCTCCTGGAGCGGCAGAGCCCGGTCGATCTCTCGATCAATCTTCCCGCGCCTTACCTGAGGGAGCCGCAGGCGGTGCGCGATCTCTGCCGCCGCGTGCCGACGCATCCGGCCTTCGGCGGGCTGACGATCGAGATCGCCAGCGAGGAGGCGATCCGCGATCTCGAATTTCTCACCGAGGCCGCACGCGAAATGCGCTTCCACAATATCGGCCTGTCGGTCGACAATCTCGGCGCCAACTGGCCGGCGCTGATGGGACTGGAAAAAATTCCCTTCATCAAGCTGAAGGCCGACCGGCAATTCGTCACCGGCTGCGGCAATGACCGCCTGAAGCGGACGGTGTGCCGCCACATCGTCGAGCTCGCGCAGGGCTACGGCGCGCGCACCGTGGCCGAAGGCGTCGAGACCCGCGCCGATCTCGTGGCCACGAACGAGCTCGGCTTCGACCTCGTGCAGGGCTTTCTGTTCGGCAAGCCGATGCCGCTGAAGAAATTTGCAAGGAGCGCGCTGACGCGGACCGTGATCGCGGGACATGAATGA
- a CDS encoding nuclear transport factor 2 family protein produces the protein MDRFPIGLEMDVSYPNFQVSLTLLSVTQLKFEIKEGPFARIEIVDIQVVPLGNSIFAVSWQEKDGTTVTNVRDYDRSLIYSYATPPSGQFLRMTGTFAVTRPADRAFDDRPQRNKALVIEAMTSLFQRHDASAVERLYAPNYIQHNPNIPQGREALQALVADVSQAVYYEPGLIVAEGDFVAIHGRIRGWADEPQVVIDLFRVEGGKLAEHWDVLQNEVPVMAALGGISMFDPEEGAHRTQPGTAWVAIHSCPSRDEADSGV, from the coding sequence ATGGATCGTTTCCCCATCGGTTTGGAAATGGATGTCTCCTATCCGAACTTTCAAGTTAGTCTGACGCTACTATCAGTTACGCAGTTGAAGTTCGAGATCAAGGAAGGGCCATTCGCTCGGATCGAGATCGTCGATATTCAAGTCGTACCACTCGGCAACAGCATCTTCGCTGTAAGCTGGCAGGAGAAGGACGGTACGACAGTCACGAATGTTCGAGACTACGATCGCAGTCTGATCTACTCGTACGCTACGCCGCCTAGCGGTCAGTTTCTGCGAATGACCGGGACATTTGCGGTTACTCGACCCGCTGATCGTGCCTTCGATGATCGTCCCCAGCGCAATAAGGCGCTGGTGATCGAGGCGATGACCTCTCTGTTCCAGCGTCATGATGCATCGGCAGTGGAACGCCTCTACGCTCCAAATTACATCCAACACAATCCCAACATTCCCCAAGGTCGCGAGGCGTTGCAGGCGCTCGTCGCTGACGTATCGCAGGCCGTCTACTACGAGCCCGGCCTAATCGTCGCTGAAGGCGATTTCGTCGCCATCCACGGCCGCATCCGCGGCTGGGCAGACGAACCGCAGGTGGTGATCGATCTCTTTCGGGTTGAGGGCGGCAAGCTAGCCGAGCATTGGGACGTGCTACAGAACGAAGTGCCGGTAATGGCGGCCCTTGGCGGCATCTCGATGTTCGATCCCGAGGAAGGAGCGCATCGCACTCAACCGGGAACGGCATGGGTGGCAATCCATTCATGCCCAAGCAGAGACGAAGCGGACTCTGGCGTGTGA
- a CDS encoding hydrolase: MTFRNGLASLLRPEDSVLVLIDHQPYQLANVNSHEPQMVINNTTGLAKAAKAFGVPTILTTVIAERGGLLFPQITDVFPGQEVIDRTFINTWEDQKVVDAVKATGRKQLIIAGLWTEVCVAMPTIQALGEGWDVTVITDASGAVSVEAHEVAIKRMIAAGANMMTWLALAAEWQRDWARTDQAVALTEVITQHAGGSGIAFLWEQQLLNTPVPSTAR, translated from the coding sequence ATGACCTTTCGTAACGGCCTTGCTTCGCTTCTTCGTCCCGAAGACTCGGTACTCGTTCTGATCGACCACCAGCCTTACCAACTCGCGAACGTGAACAGCCACGAACCGCAGATGGTGATCAACAATACGACGGGTCTGGCGAAGGCCGCTAAGGCCTTCGGTGTCCCCACGATCCTGACCACCGTGATCGCTGAGCGGGGTGGTCTCCTCTTCCCTCAGATCACGGATGTTTTCCCGGGCCAGGAAGTGATCGACCGGACGTTCATCAACACCTGGGAGGATCAGAAGGTGGTGGACGCGGTCAAGGCCACGGGCCGCAAGCAGCTGATCATCGCTGGTCTGTGGACCGAGGTATGCGTCGCGATGCCGACGATCCAGGCCCTCGGCGAAGGTTGGGATGTAACGGTGATCACCGATGCGTCCGGCGCCGTTTCGGTCGAGGCACACGAGGTCGCCATCAAGCGCATGATCGCCGCTGGCGCGAACATGATGACCTGGCTGGCGCTGGCGGCCGAATGGCAGCGCGACTGGGCTCGGACCGATCAAGCCGTCGCGTTGACGGAAGTGATCACGCAGCATGCCGGCGGTAGCGGCATCGCGTTCCTGTGGGAGCAGCAGTTGCTCAACACGCCAGTGCCGAGCACCGCTCGTTGA